Proteins from a single region of Haloterrigena alkaliphila:
- a CDS encoding endonuclease III domain-containing protein codes for MSDDEPAVNISGGTEGGGVAAEFDPATADTRAEVVVDRLGELYWQKTYGGQDAFTCLVRTILSQNTSDKASQPAHDALIDRYGGPETDLAASLAAAEQSELAETISSAGLYNRKSEILVATAEWVLEEFGSAGAFDEFVTEGAPAEVRETLLSVRGVGPKTADCVLLFAGGRGGVFPVDTHVHRIYRRMGIAPADADHEDVRAVLEREVPTAKCGFGHTATIQFGREYCTARKPACLEDPEACPMADICEQVGVYPETGEVIDPAEAPEAAESDT; via the coding sequence ATGAGCGACGACGAACCCGCGGTCAACATCAGCGGCGGCACGGAGGGCGGTGGCGTCGCCGCCGAGTTCGACCCCGCGACGGCCGACACCCGCGCAGAGGTGGTCGTCGATCGACTAGGCGAACTGTACTGGCAGAAGACCTACGGCGGGCAGGACGCATTCACCTGTCTCGTTCGGACGATCCTGAGCCAGAACACCAGCGACAAGGCCAGCCAGCCGGCGCACGACGCGCTGATCGATCGGTACGGTGGTCCCGAGACCGACCTCGCGGCGTCGCTCGCCGCGGCCGAGCAGTCGGAACTGGCCGAAACGATCAGCTCTGCGGGCCTCTACAACCGCAAGTCCGAGATCCTCGTCGCGACCGCCGAGTGGGTCCTCGAGGAGTTCGGCTCCGCCGGGGCGTTCGACGAGTTCGTCACGGAAGGAGCACCGGCCGAGGTCCGCGAGACGCTGCTCTCGGTTCGCGGCGTCGGCCCGAAAACCGCCGACTGCGTCCTGCTGTTCGCGGGCGGCCGCGGCGGCGTCTTTCCGGTCGACACGCACGTCCACCGGATTTACCGCCGCATGGGGATCGCACCGGCCGACGCCGACCACGAGGACGTGCGCGCCGTTCTCGAGCGCGAGGTACCCACTGCCAAGTGCGGGTTCGGCCACACGGCGACGATCCAGTTCGGCCGGGAGTACTGCACGGCGCGCAAGCCGGCCTGCCTCGAGGATCCGGAGGCCTGTCCGATGGCCGACATCTGTGAGCAGGTCGGGGTCTACCCCGAGACCGGCGAGGTGATCGATCCCGCCGAGGCGCCGGAGGCGGCCGAATCCGATACCTGA
- a CDS encoding DUF371 domain-containing protein, translating to MEEVIRARGHEHVSAEHASTFEVTTDDYLTPAGDCILAIEADRAPADFDPAFVAACRDADASITVTIEAGGHSDSVTGRGDPDLEFTNERSAVGRTSDYVDDRTIVNDAEFAAEGFDRDLVAALADGADATVTISVE from the coding sequence ATGGAAGAGGTCATCCGCGCTCGCGGCCACGAGCACGTCTCCGCCGAGCACGCGAGCACGTTCGAGGTGACGACCGACGACTACCTCACCCCCGCGGGGGACTGCATCCTCGCGATCGAGGCCGACCGCGCCCCCGCCGATTTCGATCCCGCGTTCGTCGCGGCCTGTCGGGACGCGGACGCGTCGATCACGGTCACGATCGAAGCGGGCGGCCACTCCGACTCGGTGACGGGACGGGGGGATCCCGACCTCGAGTTCACGAACGAGCGCAGCGCCGTGGGGCGAACGAGCGACTACGTGGACGACCGGACGATCGTGAACGACGCAGAGTTCGCGGCCGAGGGGTTCGACCGCGACCTCGTCGCGGCGCTGGCCGACGGCGCTGACGCGACCGTGACGATCAGCGTGGAGTAG
- a CDS encoding ATP-binding protein, whose amino-acid sequence MPFRNRFLSPGSARVGIVALGVLYVALAVGRAFVRLSQGTALGNVLIVTLLIAGPGLVLVYGSYWVSGAGIDDEFYPDILRWCLLGFGTMGALLVLFHLRPDGSVDDPGTGVPILTALSTAAGFGVGSYDVRAKTRRRELRQRNRELEDTQAELEETVHRLAETNTRLEESNTRLEHYRQYTDEVLDAIHDVFYVIAADGSLKRWNESLSDVTGYADAALSSMTFAGLVADDDRETVTNGIMEGVETGRTQFEAELCTSDGTRVPYEFAASTLEVRDEEPVLAGIGRDISERKARERALEESEQRYRTLAENFPNGAVVLLDDDLRHTLVEGQGFEKLDFDADDLRGERVRDVYPPEIREQMEPNYRAALDGESNSFELPLQGRTFEFRVLPLTTDDEVFGILAMSQDITERKQRERALEQRARQQRVVADLGQFALETDDLDELMREATRNVADVLDNEYCKVLDLDEEEEELLLRQGVGWRDGLVGEASVSAVEAESQAAVTLANDGPIVVEDIETDPRLSGPELLTSHDVHSGISTVIGPFDEPWGILGTHDTERRTFTDEDVTFVQSVANVLAEAIERQQYREELEELVVDLEKSNERLAESNERLEQFAYAASHDLQEPLRMVSTYLQLIERRYADELDEDGVEFLEFAVDGAERMRSMIDGLLQYSRVETQGDEFEPVDLEGVLADARDDLRMAIEESDAEITAASLPRVEGDEGQLRQVFENLLSNAIRYSGAESPRIHVAAERNGTDWIVSVTDEGIGIDPADQERIFEIFEGLPAADGYAGTGIGLAVCERIVERHDGEIWVDSQPGDETTFSFTLPPVDADGDD is encoded by the coding sequence GTGCCTTTCCGGAATCGCTTCCTGTCGCCCGGCAGTGCGAGAGTCGGCATCGTCGCGCTCGGCGTGCTGTACGTCGCGCTCGCCGTCGGGCGGGCGTTCGTCCGCCTCTCGCAGGGCACCGCGCTGGGGAACGTCCTCATCGTCACGCTGCTGATCGCAGGCCCCGGTCTCGTCCTCGTCTACGGGAGTTACTGGGTATCCGGAGCCGGCATCGACGACGAGTTCTACCCGGACATCCTCCGCTGGTGTCTGCTCGGGTTCGGGACGATGGGGGCCCTGCTCGTCCTCTTTCACCTCCGACCCGACGGAAGCGTCGACGACCCGGGGACGGGGGTGCCGATCCTCACCGCGCTGAGCACCGCCGCCGGCTTCGGCGTCGGCAGCTACGACGTCCGGGCCAAGACGCGGCGGCGCGAACTCAGGCAGCGAAACCGCGAACTCGAGGACACGCAGGCGGAACTCGAGGAGACGGTTCACCGGCTGGCGGAGACGAACACCCGCCTCGAGGAATCGAATACGCGCCTCGAGCACTACCGGCAGTACACCGACGAGGTGCTGGACGCCATCCACGACGTCTTCTACGTCATCGCGGCGGACGGCAGCCTCAAGCGGTGGAACGAGAGCCTCAGCGACGTGACGGGGTACGCGGACGCGGCCCTCTCGTCGATGACCTTCGCGGGGCTGGTCGCCGACGACGACCGCGAGACGGTTACGAACGGGATCATGGAGGGAGTCGAAACCGGCCGTACACAGTTCGAGGCGGAACTGTGTACCAGCGACGGAACCCGGGTTCCCTACGAGTTCGCCGCGTCGACCCTCGAGGTCCGCGACGAGGAACCGGTGCTGGCGGGCATCGGACGCGACATCTCCGAGCGCAAGGCGCGCGAACGGGCGCTCGAGGAGTCGGAACAGCGATACCGGACCCTCGCGGAGAACTTCCCGAACGGCGCGGTGGTGCTGCTCGACGACGACCTCCGCCACACGCTCGTCGAGGGCCAGGGCTTCGAGAAACTCGATTTCGACGCCGACGACCTCCGGGGCGAACGCGTACGGGACGTGTACCCGCCCGAGATCCGCGAGCAAATGGAACCGAACTACCGCGCGGCACTCGACGGCGAATCGAACAGCTTCGAACTGCCGCTTCAGGGGCGAACGTTCGAGTTCCGGGTGCTCCCGCTGACCACCGACGACGAAGTGTTCGGCATCCTCGCGATGTCCCAGGACATCACCGAGCGCAAGCAGCGCGAACGAGCGCTCGAGCAGCGGGCCCGCCAGCAACGGGTCGTGGCCGACCTCGGTCAGTTCGCCCTCGAGACCGACGATCTGGACGAACTCATGCGCGAGGCGACCAGAAACGTGGCGGACGTTTTGGACAACGAGTACTGCAAAGTGCTCGACCTCGACGAGGAGGAGGAAGAGCTCCTGCTCCGTCAGGGCGTCGGGTGGCGCGACGGCCTCGTCGGCGAGGCGTCGGTGTCCGCGGTCGAAGCGGAGTCGCAGGCCGCGGTGACCCTGGCGAACGACGGGCCGATCGTGGTCGAGGACATCGAGACGGATCCGCGACTGAGCGGCCCCGAACTGCTGACGAGCCACGACGTTCACAGCGGGATCAGCACCGTCATCGGCCCGTTCGACGAGCCGTGGGGGATTCTGGGAACTCACGACACCGAGCGGCGGACGTTCACCGACGAGGACGTCACGTTCGTTCAGAGCGTCGCCAACGTCCTCGCCGAGGCGATCGAACGCCAGCAGTACCGCGAGGAACTCGAGGAACTGGTCGTGGACCTCGAGAAGTCCAACGAACGACTCGCCGAGTCCAACGAGCGCCTCGAGCAGTTCGCCTACGCCGCCAGTCACGACCTGCAGGAGCCGCTGCGGATGGTCTCCACCTACCTCCAGTTGATCGAGCGACGGTACGCCGACGAACTCGACGAGGACGGCGTGGAGTTCCTCGAGTTCGCCGTCGACGGCGCCGAACGCATGCGCTCGATGATCGACGGGCTGTTACAGTACTCGCGGGTCGAGACGCAAGGTGACGAGTTCGAACCGGTCGATCTCGAGGGCGTTCTCGCCGACGCTCGAGACGACCTCCGGATGGCGATCGAGGAGAGCGACGCCGAGATCACCGCCGCGTCGCTCCCTCGCGTCGAGGGCGACGAGGGACAGTTGCGACAGGTGTTCGAGAATCTCCTGTCGAACGCGATCCGGTACAGCGGTGCGGAATCGCCGCGGATCCACGTCGCCGCCGAGCGGAACGGGACGGACTGGATCGTCTCCGTCACCGACGAGGGGATCGGGATCGATCCGGCGGACCAGGAACGCATCTTCGAAATCTTCGAGGGGTTGCCCGCCGCGGACGGCTACGCCGGGACGGGGATCGGCCTCGCGGTCTGCGAACGGATCGTCGAACGCCACGACGGGGAGATCTGGGTCGACTCCCAGCCCGGTGACGAAACGACCTTCTCGTTCACGCTACCGCCAGTCGATGCGGACGGCGACGACTGA
- a CDS encoding alkaline phosphatase family protein, with protein sequence MGLFDRLRGDDTPRVAFIGVDGVPYSLLSENEELFPNFAAIAEEGTAGEISSIVPPESSACWPSLTTGKNPGETGVYGFQDREIGTYDTYVPMGREVQADRVWDRVQEDGRKATVMNVPVTFPPQRNVQRMVSGFLSPGLDKAAYPDDVRDYLETLDYRIDVNPKLGHQEDKSEFIEDAHATVDARFEAFKHYIEEDDWDLFFGVFMTTDRVNHFLFKDYERDGEYKDEFLEFYQKIDDYIGRLRDALPEDVTMIVASDHGFTSLDYEVHFNEWLREEGWLSFQTDDPEELDDIADETRAYSFIPGRFYINLEGREPRGSVPEDEYDEVRDELKADLEALEGPNGNQVVERVVEKEEAFRGDHDDIAPDLVAIPNKGFDLKSGFKADSEVFDTGPRNGMHSFDNTSLYIDHPDATIGNADLFDITPTVLDLLDVDYSRGEFDGASLL encoded by the coding sequence ATGGGTCTGTTCGATCGACTGCGGGGCGACGACACTCCCCGAGTCGCGTTTATCGGGGTCGACGGCGTGCCGTACAGTCTCCTGTCGGAGAACGAGGAACTGTTCCCGAACTTCGCCGCGATCGCCGAGGAGGGGACGGCCGGCGAGATCTCGAGCATCGTGCCGCCGGAATCCAGCGCCTGCTGGCCGTCGCTGACGACCGGGAAGAATCCCGGTGAGACGGGCGTCTACGGCTTTCAGGACCGCGAGATCGGTACCTACGACACCTACGTCCCCATGGGACGGGAGGTCCAGGCCGACCGCGTCTGGGACCGCGTCCAGGAGGATGGTCGCAAGGCGACCGTGATGAACGTCCCCGTGACCTTCCCGCCACAGCGCAACGTCCAGCGGATGGTCTCGGGCTTCCTCTCGCCCGGCCTCGACAAAGCGGCCTACCCCGACGACGTTCGGGACTACCTCGAGACGCTCGACTACCGGATCGACGTCAATCCGAAACTCGGCCACCAGGAGGACAAATCCGAGTTCATCGAGGACGCTCACGCCACCGTCGACGCGCGCTTCGAGGCATTTAAACACTACATCGAGGAGGACGACTGGGACCTGTTCTTCGGCGTCTTCATGACGACCGACCGGGTCAACCACTTCCTGTTCAAGGACTACGAGCGCGACGGCGAGTACAAGGACGAATTCCTCGAGTTCTACCAGAAGATCGACGACTACATCGGCCGGCTTCGCGACGCGCTCCCGGAGGACGTCACCATGATCGTCGCCTCCGACCACGGCTTCACCAGCCTCGACTACGAGGTCCACTTCAACGAGTGGCTCCGGGAGGAGGGGTGGCTCTCCTTCCAGACCGACGATCCGGAAGAACTGGACGACATCGCCGACGAAACTAGGGCGTACTCCTTCATCCCCGGTCGGTTCTACATCAACCTCGAGGGCCGGGAACCGCGCGGCTCCGTCCCCGAGGACGAGTACGACGAGGTCCGCGACGAACTGAAGGCGGACCTCGAGGCACTCGAGGGGCCGAACGGGAACCAGGTGGTCGAACGCGTCGTCGAGAAGGAGGAGGCCTTCCGCGGCGATCACGACGACATCGCGCCGGACCTGGTCGCGATCCCGAACAAGGGCTTCGACCTCAAGTCCGGCTTCAAGGCCGACTCCGAGGTCTTCGACACCGGCCCCCGAAACGGGATGCACAGCTTCGACAACACCTCGCTGTACATCGACCATCCGGACGCGACCATCGGCAACGCCGACCTCTTCGACATCACGCCGACCGTTCTCGACCTGCTGGACGTCGACTACAGCCGCGGCGAGTTCGACGGCGCGAGCCTGCTGTAA
- a CDS encoding inorganic diphosphatase codes for MVNLWEDLETGPNPPEEIYAVVECLKGERNKYEYDKDVPGVVLDRVLHSNVHYPSDYGFIPQSYYDDEDPFDVLVLVEDQTFPGCIIEARPVALMKMDDDGEQDDKVIAVPSEDPRYDHIEDLDDIPQQQLDEIDEFFATYKNLEEGKEVETQGWEDRQAAYDAIEHAQDLYEENF; via the coding sequence ATGGTCAACCTCTGGGAAGACCTCGAAACCGGACCGAACCCGCCCGAAGAGATCTACGCCGTCGTGGAGTGTCTCAAGGGAGAGCGCAACAAGTACGAGTACGACAAGGACGTCCCGGGGGTCGTCCTCGATCGCGTCCTCCACAGCAACGTCCACTATCCGAGCGACTACGGGTTCATCCCGCAGTCGTACTACGACGACGAGGACCCCTTCGACGTGCTCGTCCTCGTCGAGGACCAGACGTTCCCCGGCTGCATCATCGAGGCGCGCCCGGTCGCACTGATGAAGATGGACGACGACGGCGAGCAGGACGACAAGGTCATCGCCGTCCCCAGCGAGGACCCGCGCTACGACCACATCGAGGACCTCGACGACATCCCACAGCAGCAACTCGACGAGATCGACGAGTTCTTCGCGACCTACAAGAACCTCGAGGAAGGGAAGGAAGTCGAGACGCAGGGCTGGGAGGACAGACAGGCCGCCTACGACGCGATCGAACACGCGCAGGATCTCTACGAAGAGAACTTCTGA
- a CDS encoding PadR family transcriptional regulator produces MSEAQSITGEQSIARELTAFQTNILTILAKEPMYGLAIKRELEDYYGTEVNHGRLYPNLDELVDLGLVEKSELDKRTNQYSLTDDGYDAVLDGIEWSLSKIVTDDDRADEIRDIVDDSY; encoded by the coding sequence ATGTCAGAGGCACAATCAATCACCGGCGAACAGAGTATTGCACGCGAACTCACCGCGTTCCAGACCAACATCCTCACGATCCTGGCCAAAGAGCCGATGTACGGCCTGGCGATCAAACGTGAACTCGAGGACTACTACGGAACGGAAGTAAACCACGGCCGACTCTACCCGAACCTCGACGAACTCGTCGACCTCGGGCTCGTCGAGAAGAGCGAACTCGACAAGCGAACCAACCAGTACTCGCTGACCGACGACGGCTACGACGCCGTCCTCGACGGCATCGAGTGGTCGCTCTCGAAGATCGTCACGGACGACGACCGCGCCGACGAGATCCGCGACATCGTCGACGACAGCTACTGA
- a CDS encoding DUF7108 family protein, producing MTDSNESLADAGGADGAGDEPATAELPADVVDEAERLTRIARETPDENEAQARREWRASLLENYEFTARVREDDDAVLVLHPEEWHDAEEGVIRTDRIDDLSRAIEIPLEGTDDPDDWEAIDAHNRDIVARVRDRHGDVDGDNAAALADFVGNHYAKRIEDLTGAELAEFVTDYFVRNAWPSEKQRDVIEESITRIYETVDEPVPEFRDR from the coding sequence ATGACCGACTCGAACGAATCCCTCGCCGACGCCGGCGGTGCCGACGGGGCCGGGGACGAGCCCGCGACCGCGGAACTCCCCGCAGACGTCGTCGACGAGGCCGAGCGGCTCACGCGGATCGCGCGCGAGACGCCCGACGAGAACGAGGCGCAGGCCCGCAGAGAGTGGCGCGCGAGTCTCCTCGAGAACTACGAGTTCACCGCCCGCGTCCGGGAGGACGACGACGCCGTCCTCGTGCTCCACCCCGAGGAGTGGCACGACGCCGAGGAGGGGGTCATCAGAACCGACCGGATCGACGACCTCTCGCGGGCGATCGAGATTCCCCTCGAGGGAACGGACGATCCCGACGACTGGGAGGCGATCGACGCGCACAACCGCGACATCGTCGCTCGAGTCCGGGACCGTCACGGCGACGTCGACGGTGACAACGCCGCGGCGCTGGCCGACTTCGTCGGTAACCACTACGCGAAACGGATCGAGGACCTGACGGGCGCGGAACTCGCGGAGTTCGTGACGGACTACTTCGTCAGGAACGCCTGGCCGTCGGAAAAACAACGCGACGTGATCGAGGAGTCGATCACGCGGATCTACGAAACGGTCGACGAACCGGTACCCGAGTTCCGGGACCGGTAA
- the rnhA gene encoding ribonuclease HI, which yields MPVIECDVETARERLEAADVSVESGNTDHERWRASRGGASAVAYDDKVVIQGSDPRDLEAILREGGGRAHVYFDGASRGNPGPAAIGWLIVTGDGIVAEGGETIGRATNNQAEYEALITALEAASDYSYDEVHVRGDSELIVKQVRGEYDTNDPELRERRVSVHELLRAFDEWTLEYVPREVNERADELANEALDRA from the coding sequence ATGCCGGTCATCGAATGCGACGTCGAGACGGCTCGAGAGCGACTCGAGGCGGCGGACGTCTCCGTCGAGTCGGGGAACACGGATCACGAGCGCTGGCGGGCCAGTCGCGGCGGTGCGTCCGCGGTCGCCTACGACGACAAGGTCGTCATCCAGGGCTCGGACCCGCGGGACCTCGAGGCCATCCTGCGCGAGGGCGGCGGGCGCGCCCACGTCTACTTCGACGGCGCGAGCCGCGGCAACCCGGGCCCCGCAGCCATCGGCTGGCTGATCGTCACCGGCGACGGCATCGTCGCCGAGGGCGGCGAGACGATCGGCCGCGCGACGAACAACCAGGCCGAGTACGAGGCGCTGATCACGGCCCTCGAGGCCGCCAGCGACTACAGCTACGACGAGGTTCACGTCCGCGGGGATTCCGAACTGATCGTCAAACAGGTCCGGGGCGAGTACGACACCAACGATCCCGAACTGCGCGAGCGGCGCGTCAGCGTCCACGAACTCCTCCGCGCGTTCGACGAGTGGACCCTCGAGTACGTCCCCCGCGAGGTCAACGAGCGTGCGGACGAACTGGCCAACGAGGCGCTGGATCGGGCCTGA
- a CDS encoding transcription initiation factor IIB, translating to MTRPTRQRERTRETDETEEQEGVRACPECESDNLVKDSDRGELICEDCGLVVEEEKIDPGPEWRAFNHQERQEKSRVGAPTTQTMHDKGLTTTIDWKDKDAYGRSISSKKRSQMHRLRKWQERIRTKDAGERNLQFALSEIDRMASALGVPRSVREVASVIYRRALKEDLIRGRSIEGVATSALYAACRKEGIPRSLEEISEVSRVERKEIGRTYRYISQELGLEMRPVDPKKYVPRFCSELELSEEVQTKANEIIEKTAEEGLLSGKSPTGYAAAAIYAASLLCNEKKTQREVADVAQVTEVTIRNRYQEQIEAMGIHG from the coding sequence ATGACACGGCCCACCCGCCAGCGGGAGCGAACGCGTGAGACGGACGAGACCGAGGAGCAGGAGGGGGTACGTGCCTGCCCCGAGTGTGAATCGGACAATCTCGTAAAGGACTCCGACCGGGGTGAGCTCATCTGTGAAGACTGTGGGCTCGTCGTGGAGGAAGAAAAGATCGATCCCGGCCCGGAGTGGCGGGCGTTCAACCACCAGGAACGACAGGAGAAGTCCCGCGTCGGCGCGCCGACGACCCAGACGATGCACGACAAGGGGCTGACGACGACCATCGACTGGAAGGACAAGGACGCCTACGGCCGCTCTATTTCCTCGAAGAAACGCAGTCAGATGCACCGCCTGCGCAAGTGGCAGGAACGCATCCGAACCAAAGACGCCGGGGAGCGGAACCTGCAGTTCGCGCTCAGCGAGATCGACCGGATGGCCTCCGCGCTCGGGGTCCCTCGGTCCGTCCGCGAGGTCGCCTCGGTCATCTACCGACGCGCGCTGAAGGAAGACCTCATCCGCGGCCGGTCGATCGAAGGGGTCGCCACGTCCGCGCTGTACGCCGCCTGTCGGAAGGAAGGCATCCCGCGCTCCCTCGAGGAAATCTCGGAAGTCTCTCGCGTCGAACGCAAAGAGATCGGTCGCACGTATCGGTACATCTCGCAGGAACTCGGTCTCGAGATGCGCCCCGTCGACCCGAAAAAGTACGTCCCTCGCTTCTGTTCCGAACTCGAACTCTCCGAAGAGGTCCAGACCAAGGCTAACGAGATCATCGAGAAGACGGCCGAGGAAGGCCTGCTCTCGGGCAAGTCACCGACCGGCTACGCCGCGGCCGCGATTTACGCCGCGTCGCTGCTCTGCAACGAGAAGAAGACCCAGCGTGAAGTCGCCGACGTCGCGCAGGTCACGGAAGTGACCATCCGGAACCGCTATCAGGAACAGATCGAAGCGATGGGCATCCACGGCTAG
- a CDS encoding DUF4399 domain-containing protein, protein MTRSSTRRRYLTAGVAAGAAALAGCTDVLEGDDGSGDPSNESQGGNDSQNDSGGDTVADIDYEEVDGELSFVSPEDGAEVSSPVSVEMEVEGLELDAVEGDETSENGVGHLHVIVDQGCIEPGYVIPQEDGYHHLSEGGREIELELEPGEHDLCAQAGDGIHNAYALTDEITIEVTEGGDGGNESDGGNETDGGNESAAGLGNAENGTDVDDEQ, encoded by the coding sequence ATGACACGATCATCGACGCGACGACGATACCTCACGGCCGGCGTTGCGGCGGGCGCCGCCGCACTCGCTGGTTGCACCGACGTGCTCGAGGGCGACGACGGGAGCGGGGACCCCTCGAACGAGAGCCAAGGCGGGAACGACTCGCAGAACGACAGCGGCGGCGACACGGTCGCCGATATCGATTACGAGGAGGTCGACGGCGAACTCTCCTTCGTCTCGCCCGAAGACGGCGCCGAGGTCTCGAGTCCCGTCTCGGTCGAGATGGAGGTCGAGGGCCTCGAGCTCGACGCAGTCGAGGGAGACGAGACGTCCGAGAACGGAGTCGGTCACCTCCACGTGATCGTCGACCAGGGGTGTATCGAACCGGGCTACGTCATCCCGCAGGAAGACGGCTACCATCACCTGAGCGAGGGCGGACGAGAGATCGAACTCGAACTCGAACCGGGCGAACACGACCTCTGTGCGCAGGCGGGTGACGGCATTCACAACGCCTACGCCCTCACCGACGAGATCACGATCGAAGTCACCGAGGGCGGGGACGGCGGGAACGAAAGCGACGGTGGAAACGAGACCGACGGCGGGAACGAGTCGGCGGCGGGCCTGGGGAACGCGGAGAACGGAACCGACGTCGACGACGAGCAGTAA
- the gfcR gene encoding transcriptional regulator GfcR, producing the protein MKNVDDLIESAAELATRGLSKGEIADELNVSRETASWLVERSGATTEPSDRQQEAPASPGGPQDIHVDWSAIGRDSKRMGSIADAMADMLVKHGEDVDLTIGIEKAGGPIATLVARELETDLGTYTPAKHQWEEGDIEELGGTFSRNFAGIRDRECYVVDDTITSGTTMRETIEAIRAEGGDPLACVVLADKQGLEEIEGVPVYSLLQVISVGKEE; encoded by the coding sequence ATGAAAAACGTCGACGACCTCATCGAGAGCGCGGCCGAGCTCGCGACCCGGGGGCTCTCGAAGGGAGAGATCGCGGACGAACTGAACGTCTCCCGGGAGACGGCGAGCTGGCTCGTCGAGCGCAGCGGCGCGACGACGGAACCGAGCGACCGACAGCAGGAGGCGCCCGCGAGCCCGGGCGGCCCCCAGGACATCCACGTCGACTGGTCGGCCATCGGCCGGGACAGCAAACGGATGGGTTCCATCGCGGACGCGATGGCGGACATGCTCGTCAAACACGGCGAGGACGTCGACCTGACGATCGGCATCGAGAAGGCCGGCGGCCCGATCGCGACGCTCGTCGCGCGCGAACTCGAGACCGATCTGGGGACTTACACGCCCGCGAAACACCAGTGGGAGGAGGGCGACATCGAGGAGCTCGGCGGGACCTTTAGCCGGAATTTCGCGGGGATCCGCGACCGCGAGTGCTACGTCGTCGACGACACGATCACCAGCGGGACGACGATGCGCGAAACCATCGAGGCCATCCGCGCCGAGGGCGGCGACCCCCTCGCGTGCGTGGTTCTCGCGGACAAACAGGGCCTCGAGGAGATCGAGGGCGTCCCGGTCTACTCGCTGTTGCAGGTCATCAGCGTCGGCAAGGAGGAGTGA
- a CDS encoding glucose 1-dehydrogenase yields the protein MKAIAVEPGAGAPERIELPVPEPAPGEALVRTLRVGVDGTDYEVIDGCHGGVPAGDDRLVLGHEAVGIVEEPNGTDLEAGQYVVPTVRRPPAGVETNDYFERGEPDMAPDGEYVERGIVGAHGFMAEYFTSPADCLVPIPADLAPVGFLVEPISITEKALQHAAASRAAFDWRPESALVLGNGSLGLLTAAMFRTTIGYDRVYCLGRRDRPDPSIDILDELGVTYIDSRETPVSEIADAYEPMDVVYEATGYAKHAFESIDALAPNGVAALLGVPGDWSFEIDGGRLHRELVLHNKAIVGSVNSNRDHFASAVDTLAELPPWLLEAVVTGVYGLEEYDRAFPNATTDERSGDDDTTIKTAVEFSDI from the coding sequence ATGAAAGCCATCGCAGTCGAGCCCGGGGCGGGTGCGCCGGAACGAATCGAACTCCCCGTCCCCGAACCGGCCCCCGGCGAAGCCCTCGTCCGAACGCTCCGCGTCGGCGTCGACGGTACCGACTACGAGGTCATCGACGGCTGTCACGGCGGCGTCCCCGCGGGTGACGACCGACTCGTCCTCGGTCACGAGGCCGTCGGGATCGTCGAGGAGCCCAACGGAACCGACCTCGAGGCGGGCCAGTACGTCGTGCCGACGGTCCGCCGGCCGCCGGCGGGCGTCGAGACGAACGACTACTTCGAACGCGGCGAACCCGACATGGCGCCCGACGGCGAGTACGTCGAGCGCGGGATCGTCGGCGCCCACGGGTTCATGGCCGAGTACTTCACGAGTCCGGCCGACTGTCTCGTCCCCATCCCCGCCGACCTCGCGCCGGTCGGCTTCCTCGTCGAACCGATCAGCATCACCGAGAAGGCCCTCCAGCACGCGGCCGCGTCGCGGGCCGCGTTCGACTGGCGACCCGAGTCCGCGCTCGTCCTCGGGAACGGCTCCCTGGGGCTGTTGACCGCCGCGATGTTCCGGACGACGATCGGCTACGATCGGGTCTACTGTCTGGGGCGGCGCGACCGACCGGACCCCTCGATCGACATCCTCGACGAACTCGGCGTCACCTACATCGACTCCCGCGAGACGCCGGTGTCGGAGATCGCCGACGCCTACGAGCCGATGGACGTCGTCTACGAGGCGACGGGGTACGCGAAACACGCCTTCGAGTCCATCGACGCGCTCGCCCCCAACGGCGTCGCCGCCCTGCTCGGCGTCCCCGGCGACTGGTCGTTCGAGATCGACGGCGGGCGACTCCACCGCGAACTGGTCCTCCACAACAAGGCCATCGTGGGTAGCGTCAACTCGAATCGCGACCACTTCGCGTCGGCAGTCGACACGCTCGCGGAGCTCCCGCCGTGGCTCCTCGAGGCCGTCGTGACCGGCGTCTACGGCCTCGAGGAGTACGATCGCGCGTTTCCGAACGCGACGACCGACGAACGGTCGGGCGACGACGACACGACTATAAAAACGGCGGTCGAATTCAGCGATATATGA